Part of the Halomarina litorea genome is shown below.
TCCGGGCCACCTCGACGCGCCGCCCGGGTACTCGGTCGGCCAGCGTCTCGACCAGCCCCGCCGAGGAGAACTCCTCGGGAATCAGGTCCACCGCGTAGCCGTGCTCGCGGAGGGCGCTCGCCGTCCCCTCGCCGATGGCACACACCGTCGCCTCGCCGGAGGTCCACCCCGCCTCGGAGACGAGTTCGACGCCCGTCTTGCTCGTGAAAATCGCGTACTCCGCGTCCTCACGGGGGGTCTCGCCCGTGGGGGCGACTTCGAGCATCGGGTCCGGTATCGGAACGACGCCGAGCGATTCGAGGAGGTCGATCGCCTCCGCGATTCGCTCGTCGTCGGGACGGAAGACGGCGACGTTCACTCGCCGTCCACCTCCTCGCCCCCCGTCGCCGCCGCGTCTGCTCCGTTCGCGAGGAACGCGAGCAGTCGTTCGCGGGTGCCCGCGACGGGTCCGATGACCGTGATGGCCGGCGGGGAGATGCCCGCCTCGTCGCGCACCGCGACGATGTCCGCGAGGGTGCCCGTCGCCACGCGCTGGTCGGGCCACGTCGCCCGTTCGACGAGGGCGACGGGGGTGTCCTCACGCATCCCCGCCTCGCGGAGTTCGCGGGTGTACTCGGGGAGTTTGCCGACGCCCATCAGGACGACGAGGGTGCCGCCCGTCGCGGCGAGGGCGTGCCAGTCGACGGCGGATTCGTCTTTGGTGGGGTCCTCGTGGCCCGTCACGAACGTCACGCTAGAGGCGTGGTCGCGGTGGGTGACGGGGATGCCGGCGACGGCGGGACCGGCGACGGCGCTGGTCACGCCGGGCACCACCTCGAAGGGTACCTCGTGTGCGGCGAGGTACTCCGCCTCCTCGCCGCCGCGCCCGAAGACGAACGGGTCACCGCCCTTCAATCGGACCACTGTCTTCCCCTCCCGGGCGAGTTCGACCAGTCGCTCGTTGGTGTACTCCTGACTCGTCCGGTCGCCGCCCGCCCGCTTGCCGACGTCCTCGCGCTTCCCCTCGGGAATCAGGCCGAGAATGTCCGGGCCGGGGAGTTTGTCGTGGAGGACCACGTCGGCGTCCTCCAGCAGTCGGCGCGCCTTCACCGTCAGCAGGTCCGGGTCGCCGGGACCGCTCCCGACGAGGTAGACCCGTCCCGTCTCGTCTGGGTCCGTCATTCCTCGCGCTTGGCCTCCCGGTCCTCGGCCTCCTCGACGCGCGCCTGTTCGATGAGGTCCGCGGCCCCGCGCTCGCGCAGGTCCGCCGCGAACTCGCGGGCCGCCGTCGCGTGACGCTCGACGGGCAGGTCGCGGGTCGCCGT
Proteins encoded:
- the cobA gene encoding uroporphyrinogen-III C-methyltransferase — protein: MTDPDETGRVYLVGSGPGDPDLLTVKARRLLEDADVVLHDKLPGPDILGLIPEGKREDVGKRAGGDRTSQEYTNERLVELAREGKTVVRLKGGDPFVFGRGGEEAEYLAAHEVPFEVVPGVTSAVAGPAVAGIPVTHRDHASSVTFVTGHEDPTKDESAVDWHALAATGGTLVVLMGVGKLPEYTRELREAGMREDTPVALVERATWPDQRVATGTLADIVAVRDEAGISPPAITVIGPVAGTRERLLAFLANGADAAATGGEEVDGE